The Rhizobium oryzihabitans genomic sequence CGATTTCAGCGCGTGAAGATGAAACGGATCGAGCCCGATCAGAGCGGGGGCTGCGCGTCGCAACCCATCCAGCGCCTTGATGCTTCCGTAACTTTCCCCGAGGCCGACCGTGCCGTCGTCACATATGACCTCGATGACGGTGCGCAGCGCATGGGGCTGATGCACGCCTTTACAGTTCAGCAGCGGCCTGTCGGGAATGGCGACCGGCGTGAGATGAATTTCGGCTATACGCATCAAAAAGCTCCTTGTCGCCACCAGCCGCGCGCCGCCTTCAGCGCATCGTCCAGCGGGGGCAGTTCGGGATGCCAGTGGCGCTCCCATTCCAGACTGAGGGGGATTTGTCGTTCATCCGACTGTAAAATCGAAAGCAGGTCCGCCATGGGAAAATCACCATGGCCCGGCAATACATAGCGTCGTCGGCCATCGCTGTCCGTCGTGCTATCCTTGACGTGCAGATGGACGACATTTTGTGCGATATGCTGCCAAAGGGTTTTGAGATCGCTGCCTTTGGCCCAGGTGTGGTGGGTGTCCCACAAAATCCTGGCTGCCGGCACGCGCGCGACGAAGGCGAGAAGCTGCTCGAAGTCCGCCAGCGCGTCGTGTGTCTCGATCATCAGGTCGACATTCAGCCCGCGTGATTGTCGCAGCGCCCGCCAGTCGTCCAACAGGCGCGCTGCCAGTGTCATCTCGTCCAGTCCCACCTGTTTGCCGCCGTCGAAGATGCGCAGATAGGAAATGTCTGCGGCTTCCGCCCAGTCGATGAAAGGCTCGACGGCGGAAAGATCGGTGCTGCCGAACAGCCGAATGGACGTGTTGAGAGCGGCGACCTTGAGACCGCGTTCGGCCAGAAAGGCTGCAAATCTGGAAGGAGTGGCAAACTCGACCGTGAGCGCCGGGATCAGGTCGACCGTGCCGGACAGCGTGCGCAACTCCACATGCGCGATGCCATGTCGCTGTGCCAGATCGGCCGTTTCGTGCAGACTGAGTTCGGAGCAGCCAAGCGTTGAAAAACAATAATCGAAAGCGCTCATGCCATGCGCTCCATATCCCGTTTATGGACTGGGTGAAGCGGGGCAAGCCCTGCGACGAAACGTTCGATCTCGGTAATGGCGAGATCGGAAAGTGCCCGCAATTCATTGCCCAGCGCCCCGGCAATGTGGGGGGTGAGCACGACATTGGGCAAATCGTAGAACGGGCTATCCGTCGGCAAGGGTTCCGGCTCCGGCGTATCGATCAGAATACGCAGCCGTCCGGAAAGCGCCTCTGCCAGCAATGCGTCGTGATCGACCAGCCAGCCCCGTGCCGTGTTGATGAAGATTGCATGATCGGCCATCAACGCCAGTTCGCGGGCGCCAATCATGTGACGGGTTTCGGGCAGGATCGGCGCGTGCAGGGAGACCACATCGGACCAGGCGAGAAGCTTGTCGAGCTCCATTTTCGTAGCACCAAGTGCGGCCGCGTCTTCCACCGAAAGAAAGGGGTCGTAGACGGCGATCTCGAATTTTCCGCGCGCCAGCATCTCCATGACCAGCCGGCCAATCCTTGATGCGCCGACAATGCCGACTTTGCGCGAATAATTGCCGAGATAGGGCAGGCTCATCCCACGCCTGCTGCCAAAACCGCCCGTGCCGCGCTCTGCCCGATGTTCGTCTCGCAGACGAAACACATCCTTGCCGCACATGATGATTGCCGCATAGGTAAATTCGGCAACCGGAACGGCCATGGCGGATGCCGCCGTGGTGATGAGGATATCGGATGTGTCCCAGAATTCGGCGGG encodes the following:
- a CDS encoding sugar phosphate isomerase/epimerase family protein: MSAFDYCFSTLGCSELSLHETADLAQRHGIAHVELRTLSGTVDLIPALTVEFATPSRFAAFLAERGLKVAALNTSIRLFGSTDLSAVEPFIDWAEAADISYLRIFDGGKQVGLDEMTLAARLLDDWRALRQSRGLNVDLMIETHDALADFEQLLAFVARVPAARILWDTHHTWAKGSDLKTLWQHIAQNVVHLHVKDSTTDSDGRRRYVLPGHGDFPMADLLSILQSDERQIPLSLEWERHWHPELPPLDDALKAARGWWRQGAF
- a CDS encoding hydroxyacid dehydrogenase encodes the protein MRQYQDKPRLLIAMRNELPEGFFGSREWARLNAVTDIIPGFPYTDFDTEAGAEALAEADILLAAWGTPSLTRARLARAPKLRMVAYAASSVRTVAPAEFWDTSDILITTAASAMAVPVAEFTYAAIIMCGKDVFRLRDEHRAERGTGGFGSRRGMSLPYLGNYSRKVGIVGASRIGRLVMEMLARGKFEIAVYDPFLSVEDAAALGATKMELDKLLAWSDVVSLHAPILPETRHMIGARELALMADHAIFINTARGWLVDHDALLAEALSGRLRILIDTPEPEPLPTDSPFYDLPNVVLTPHIAGALGNELRALSDLAITEIERFVAGLAPLHPVHKRDMERMA